One window of Bactrocera tryoni isolate S06 chromosome 2, CSIRO_BtryS06_freeze2, whole genome shotgun sequence genomic DNA carries:
- the LOC120769330 gene encoding uncharacterized protein LOC120769330, producing the protein MQTSHYDKNKRKYHDTSYEQKYLLDTKYMMKRDLQHYYRYYHSSDKGRLNCKKIIFVILCVCFFAYLFVDYNIRTKIIKFRDRFEFIARIESQYNVSQTYFVNTPGCHIPHFDVTNYRLMQYMGLPPNLTCKKAITRASEVGSRFWWTITDEELMFYYKINDTSNINCHYRPLKHNYKISSSTFGDVVPFKLLFNQSIEIAPEIEFIRVRCSEKHRQYFYEDYHFFAVNKTQPRTNYFTKSEKNKINKRVTRVKKKENFSDYLHVRGDDINESTQQLSIMILGIDSVSHLNSLRYMKRTVDYIRKRLNYVEFWGFNKVGDNAYSNLIPLLTGLAADELKLSCMRAKKLHFTECPFIWKRFKEAGYMTSFLEDVARTSLFSMDTIFSHPPTDYYIRPVVMEMENHIGYYYSFSVNLCMGGRRTIDLVLEMIHKLNPFLQKENFFSFFWLASMTHDFIYMPKLLDNDFVNLFEHFQETGILNKTIILLTSDQGLRWGSFHGTYQGMMEERQPLLIAIYPSWFKQRYAEAVANLEINAKRLITAYDVYATFLDLLNLHNLQPSTLKARSKELHDFDTIPRGISLFLPVPETRTCENAGIASYWCTCYQRTEMPTNDVRVQEAARYVVKLINEQLKPYPQCRILYLNSILDAVLLGPHYTIIKEVNDDYANDISLRLQTKPGLAVFESTVRISGYTKRLTGSITRLNLYGSQSYCINIDALKMYCYCHR; encoded by the exons ATGCAGACATCCCATTACgataaaaataaacgaaaataccACGATACGAGCTATGA gcaAAAATATCTGTTGGACACGAAATATATGATGAAACGAGATCTCCAACACTATTACCGGTACTATCACAGCTCGGACAAAGGTCGacttaattgtaaaaaaatcatatttgttaTATTGTGTGTATGTTTTTTCGCATATCTATTCGTGGATTACAATATTCGtacaaaaatcattaaatttcgGGATCGTTTCGAATTTATAGCTCGCATTGAATCACAGTATAACGTTAGCCAAACCTATTTTGTAAACACTCCAGGTTGCCACATTCCACATTTTGATGTGACTAACTATCGCTTAATGCAATATATGGGATTACCACCAAATCTGACATGCAAGAAAGCTATAACCCGAGCAAGCGAGGTGGGTTCACGTTTTTGGTGGACCATAACCGACGAAGaattaatgttttattataaaataaatgataccAGCAACATCAATTGCCACTATAGGCCGCTAAAACACAactacaaaatttcaagtagtACATTCGGTGATGTAGTTCCATTCAAGTTGCTTTTCAACCAGTCTATTGAAATTGCACCCGAAATAGAATTTATACGAGTTCGTTGCTCAGAAAAACATAGACAATACTTCTATGAAGACTACCACTTTTTTgctgtaaataaaacacaaccAAGAACGAATTATTTTACgaaaagtgagaaaaataaaattaataaaagggtaacaagagttaaaaaaaaagaaaacttcaGTGACTACTTACATGTAAGGGGCGATGATATAAATGAGTCTACACAACAGCTTTCTATAATGATTTTAGGAATTGACAGTGTATCACATTTAAACTCTTTACGATATATGAAGCGTACTGTCGATTACATTCGAAAGCGCTTAAATTATGTTGAGTTTTGGGGTTTTAATAAAGTGGGTGACAACGCCTATTCCAATCTAATTCCACTTCTTACTGGCCTCGCTGCAGATGAGTTGAAATTATCTTGTATGCgggcaaaaaaattacatttcactGAATGTCCATTTATATGGAAACGATTCAAAGAAGCAGGATATATGACTTCGTTTCTCGAAGATGTCGCTCGAACCAGCCTTTTCAGTATGGACACAATTTTCAGTCATCCCCCCACCGACTATTATATACGCCCCGTGGTTATGGAAATGGAGAATCATATTGGTTATTATTACTCCTTTAGCGTTAATTTATGTATGGGAGGACGACGCACAATTGATTTGGTACTCGAAATGATCCATAAGCTGAATCCATTCcttcaaaaagaaaatttcttttcattcTTTTGGCTTGCGTCCATGACTCACGACTTTATATATATGCCAAAATTACTGGATAatgattttgttaatttatttgagCATTTCCAAGAAACTGGGAttttaaataagacaataattCTTCTGACGAGCGATCAGGGCTTACGCTGGGGCTCATTTCATGGAACATACCAAGGTATGATGGAAGAACGACAACCCTTACTCATAGCCATTTATCCGTCTTGGTTTAAGCAAAGATATGCTGAAGCTGTTGCTAATCTGGAAATCAATGCCAAACGATTAATAACTGCCTATGATGTATATGCGACATTTTTGGATCTacttaatttacataatttgcAACCATCCACGTTAAAGGCCCGCTCTAAAGAGCTCCATGATTTTGATACGATTCCCAGAGGTATTAGTCTATTTCTTCCTGTACCTGAGACCCGCACTTGTGAAAACGCGGGTATTGCTTCGTACTGGTGCACATGCTATCAACGAACAGAAATGCCAACGAATGATGTACGGGTACAGGAAGCGGCCCGTTATGTGGTCAAATTAATCAACGAACAATTGAAACCGTATCCACAATGCAGGATACTTTATTTAAACTCTATACTGGATGCAGTTTTGTTGGGACCACATTATACTATTATCAAGGAAGTTAATGATGATTATGCTAACGACATTTCTTTAAGATTACAAACTAAACCTGGATTGGCAGTATTTGAGTCAACGGTACGTATATCAGGGTATACAAAGAGGCTTACAGGCTCTATAACCCGGCTTAATTTATACGGAAGTCAAAGCTATTGTATAAATATAGATGCACTTAAAATGTATTGCTATTGTCACAGATAA
- the LOC120768469 gene encoding uncharacterized protein LOC120768469 isoform X1: protein MHHKTLRVYMQKIKSNIGQQTFFHVFSILRERYYSNIQVSVRTPQKQYAFLLIAFVLLQYADLRMCCHISANHLTPNSDDANYLINGAHSTGGKTNSITATEKRVISNTSKGDIEYSQIANNKRRIGSGQPEEIFSLDDRVEANYDEYPMVVPKRAALLLDRLMVALHHALEKERRKISDFYAEQNDKNANMKGDNNPNNDDDYEQINGNHMYSDDDPSVVMDYDFKDLNSINRATGETLMAKSFQRRGSNNLDLGGNLGNVEDVAMLTGAAARDDDSGDLNGIIGRNGMGNTGRIYWRCYFNAVSCF, encoded by the exons ATGCATCATAAAACATTGAGAGTATATATGCAGAAAATTAAGAGTAATATAGGACAACAGAcattttttcatgtattttcaattttacgTGAACGTTATTATTCCAATATCCAAGTCTCCGTTCGAACACCGCAAAAACAATATGCTTTTCTTTTAATTGCATTCGTACTGCTGCAATATGCCGACTTACGTATGTGTTGTCACATATCAGCAAATCATCTAACACCAAACAGTGATGACGCAAACTATCTAATAAACGGGGCACATTCAACAGGCGGCAAAACGAACAGTATTACCGCTACTGAGAAGAGAGTAATTAGCAATACTAGCAAGGGTGATATCGAATACAGTCAAATTGCCAACAACAAACGACGTATTGGTAGTGGTCAGCCTGAGGAGATTTTTAGTCTTGATGATCGGGTCGAAGCCAATTATGATGAGTATCCG atGGTAGTACCTAAGCGAGCTGCTCTTTTGTTAGACCGACTCATGGTTGCTTTACATCATGCTCTAGAAAAAGAACGTCGTAAAATAAGCGATTTTTATGCGGAACAGAACGATAAAAACGCCAACATGAAAGGGGATAATAATCCTAATAATGATGATGATTATGAGCAAATCAATGGTAATCATATGTACAGCGATGATGATCCTTCAGTTGTGATGGATTACGATTTCAAAGACTTAAATTCCATAAATCGTGCCACTGGTGAAACT TTAATGGCAAAGAGCTTTCAGAGAAGAGGAAGCAATAACTTGGATTTGGGAGGAAACCTTGGCAACGTCGAAGATGTAGCGATGCTTACGGGTGCTGCGGCAAGAGATGACGATTCTGGTGATTTAAATGGTATTATTGGTCGAAACGGAATGGGGAATACAGGACGTATATACTGGCGTTGTTATTTCAATGCAGTAAGCTGCTTCTAA
- the LOC120768293 gene encoding uncharacterized protein LOC120768293 produces MMKIISIFMLYIVLMMTIQSIESRPQNALGNDQDLDNFGQDVDEVRNSYYELPVPSTYSAVPFDRLQMLIAQYRPTSYIRTPGWSSGMNELFRMPETKRQVRYRQCYFNPISCFKK; encoded by the exons atgatgaaaataatatCCATCTTTATGCTTTATATCGTACTAATGATGACAATTCAATCAATCGAGTCGCGACCCCAAAATGCACTCGGCAACGATCAG gATCTAGATAATTTTGGACAGGATGTCGACGAAGTGCGTAATAGCTACTATGAGCTCCCAGTGCCTTCAACTTACTCTGCCGTTCCTTTTGATCGTCTGCAAATGTTAATCGCGCAATATAGACCTAC ATCTTATATTCGCACACCTGGGTGGAGCAGCGGCATGAACGAACTTTTCCGTATGCCTGAGACAAAACGCCAAGTCAGATATCGTCAATGCTACTTTAACCCTATTTcctgctttaaaaaataa
- the LOC120768469 gene encoding uncharacterized protein LOC120768469 isoform X2 has protein sequence MHHKTLRVYMQKIKSNIGQQTFFHVFSILRERYYSNIQVSVRTPQKQYAFLLIAFVLLQYADLRMCCHISANHLTPNSDDANYLINGAHSTGGKTNSITATEKRVISNTSKGDIEYSQIANNKRRIGSGQPEEIFSLDDRVEANYDEYPMVVPKRAALLLDRLMVALHHALEKERRKISDFYAEQNDKNANMKGDNNPNNDDDYEQINGNHMYSDDDPSVVMDYDFKDLNSINRATGETRRGSNNLDLGGNLGNVEDVAMLTGAAARDDDSGDLNGIIGRNGMGNTGRIYWRCYFNAVSCF, from the exons ATGCATCATAAAACATTGAGAGTATATATGCAGAAAATTAAGAGTAATATAGGACAACAGAcattttttcatgtattttcaattttacgTGAACGTTATTATTCCAATATCCAAGTCTCCGTTCGAACACCGCAAAAACAATATGCTTTTCTTTTAATTGCATTCGTACTGCTGCAATATGCCGACTTACGTATGTGTTGTCACATATCAGCAAATCATCTAACACCAAACAGTGATGACGCAAACTATCTAATAAACGGGGCACATTCAACAGGCGGCAAAACGAACAGTATTACCGCTACTGAGAAGAGAGTAATTAGCAATACTAGCAAGGGTGATATCGAATACAGTCAAATTGCCAACAACAAACGACGTATTGGTAGTGGTCAGCCTGAGGAGATTTTTAGTCTTGATGATCGGGTCGAAGCCAATTATGATGAGTATCCG atGGTAGTACCTAAGCGAGCTGCTCTTTTGTTAGACCGACTCATGGTTGCTTTACATCATGCTCTAGAAAAAGAACGTCGTAAAATAAGCGATTTTTATGCGGAACAGAACGATAAAAACGCCAACATGAAAGGGGATAATAATCCTAATAATGATGATGATTATGAGCAAATCAATGGTAATCATATGTACAGCGATGATGATCCTTCAGTTGTGATGGATTACGATTTCAAAGACTTAAATTCCATAAATCGTGCCACTGGTGAAACT AGAAGAGGAAGCAATAACTTGGATTTGGGAGGAAACCTTGGCAACGTCGAAGATGTAGCGATGCTTACGGGTGCTGCGGCAAGAGATGACGATTCTGGTGATTTAAATGGTATTATTGGTCGAAACGGAATGGGGAATACAGGACGTATATACTGGCGTTGTTATTTCAATGCAGTAAGCTGCTTCTAA